A region from the Aegilops tauschii subsp. strangulata cultivar AL8/78 chromosome 5, Aet v6.0, whole genome shotgun sequence genome encodes:
- the LOC109746600 gene encoding uncharacterized protein has protein sequence MADSMLPLPPLHCLALSFAQLLLLLLLTSTQAEGHATPAARHYTSLRSQAGVLLHWKSSIEYSKHMGTWRDDGMNPCNWTGITCGDTRLHGGTTVKVIRGISLVGAGIAGKLDTLRFQSLPYLIKLDLSDNHHLSGAIPPGIGSLSMLFTLNFSGDQLSGHIPATICNLGRLAHLDLSSNNLAGQIPPAFGNLSRLAFLYLPGNRLSGSVPWNLGQLQNMREMDLSWNILSGQIPSSFANLRNLNALGLSDNRLSGPIPEELGQVQTLQVLYLQKNRLNGAIPPSLGNLTMLTFLYLYRNQHTGQIPVELGTLSSLIEFDLSENHLTGTVPFCVAGNLTSLAYFSLWGNHITKSIPHEFGNLVNLEILDLSENFIVGPVPSSIGNMSSLRQIVIHTNNLSGELPTELGNLAYLESLSSHENQLSGPIPQSFGKLASMTEMRLFTNQLSGPLPLTLSNLTNLVLVLLADNQLTGHLPDLCQSKKLQDFQIFDNNLDGPVPKGLRDCSSLISLGIDKNQIEGDITKSFGVYPHLNDISLSSNKFVGRLSPKWGLCQNLTSIDFGHNMIEGSIPSDLGELKNLAILDMRFNRLTSEIPPEIGKLSSLYWMDLGSNRLSGQIPKQIGQLSNLEILDFSSNLLSGKIPEEIGNCLKLQSLHMNNNSLSESLPGSLGHLASLQSMLDLSMNSLSGPIPSELSKLEMLMFVNFSHNQFSGGIPISIASMQSITVFDVSYNFLEGSVPNGIHNASAEWFLHNKGLCGNLVGLSPCDLQLADHRRKHQKIILPVGLPMLVATISIVAGVVALLICRKKASKSTDDVSKGGVFSVWSFDGRMAFEDIMNATENFDEKHCIGEGSYGSVYKAELQDEQVVAVKKLHAGDEEAHDEEIFQHEIEMLTKVRQRSIVKLYGYCSHPRYRFLVCQFIERGNLASILSNEELASQFRWERRIALIRDVAQAITYLHHDVHPPIIHRDITSRNILLDVDYKAFVSDFGIARMLKPDSSNWSALAGTYGYIAPECSYTSLVTEKCDVYSFGIVVLEVLMGKHPGDLQAFHSSLEDQFLLEEILDKRLPQPEAGEEEVRRCISVAFECLTPSPKERPTMLKVYRDVSI, from the exons ATGGCGGATTCCATGCTGCCATTGCCCCCGCTGCATTGCCTGGCTCTCTCGTttgcccagctgctgctgctgcttctccTTACTTCCACGCAAGCCGAGGGCCATGCCACACCAGCAGCACGGCACTACACTTCGCTGAGATCCCAAGCGGGGGTGCTTCTCCACTGGAAATCATCAATCGAATATTCCAAGCACATGGGAACCTGGAGAGACGATGGCATGAACCCATGCAACTGGACTGGCATCACCTGCGGTGACACTCGGCTGCATGGAGGAACCACGGTGAAGGTCATCAGAGGAATTTCCCTTGTTGGTGCCGGCATTGCAGGGAAACTGGACACCCTGAGATTCCAGTCGCTCCCTTACCTCATCAAACTCGACCTCAGCGACAATCATCATCTCTCTGGTGCCATCCCACCTGGCATCGGCTCTCTTTCCATGCTTTTCACCCTCAACTTCTCTGGTGATCAGCTTAGTGGGCACATACCTGCAACAATCTGCAACCTTGGGAGGCTTGCACATCTGGACCTCTCCAGCAACAATCTGGCTGGCCAAATCCCTCCTGCCTTCGGTAATCTCTCAAGACTTGCTTTTCTCTATCTACCTGGCAATAGGCTCTCAGGTAGCGTCCCATGGAACCTAGGACAGCTTCAGAACATGAGAGAGATGGATTTGAGCTGGAATATCCTTTCTGGCCAAATACCTTCCTCCTTTGCAAACCTGAGGAACCTCAACGCTCTTGGTCTTTCTGATAATCGTCTGTCAGGACCCATACCTGAAGAGCTAGGACAAGTCCAAACCCTACAAGTGCTATACTTGCAAAAAAACAGGCTGAACGGTGCAATTCCGCCCTCCCTTGGAAACCTCACAATGCTCACATTCTTGTACCTATATCGGAACCAGCACACTGGTCAGATCCCGGTAGAGCTAGGGACGCTCTCGAGCTTGATTGAATTTGATTTGTCAGAGAACCATTTGACCGGCACTGTTCCTTTTTGTGTTGCTGGAAATCTTACTTCACTGGCCTATTTTTCTCTTTGGGGTAACCACATAACCAAATCCATCCCTCATGAGTTTGGAAATCTCGTGAATCTGGAAATCCTTGACCTCTCTGAAAATTTCATAGTTGGACCAGTGCCGTCAAGTATTGGGAACATGTCTTCACTTAGACAAATAGTAATACATACCAATAATCTCTCAGGAGAATTGCCGACTGAGCTTGGAAATTTGGCATACTTGGAATCACTGTCATCCCACGAAAACCAATTGTCCGGCCCAATCCCTCAAAGTTTTGGAAAATTGGCGAGCATGACAGAAATGCGACTATTCACCAATCAGCTCTCTGGCCCTTTGCCTTTGACACTCTCCAACCTTACCAATTTGGTCCTGGTTTTGCTGGCTGACAACCAGCTGACAGGACACTTGCCAGATTTGTGCCAAAGTAAAAAGCTACAAGATTTCCAAATTTTTGATAACAATCTGGATGGTCCTGTCCCAAAAGGTTTGAGGGATTGCAGTTCACTAATATCCCTTGGAATTGACAAAAATCAGATCGAGGGAGACATAACTAAATCATTTGGGGTGTATCCGCATCTCAATGACATTAGTTTATCTTCAAACAAATTTGTAGGGCGGCTCTCGCCAAAATGGGGCTTGTGTCAAAACTTGACAAGTATTGATTTTGGACACAACATGATAGAAGGCAGTATACCATCTGATCTTGGGGAGCTAAAAAATCTTGCAATTCTCGATATGCGTTTCAATAGGTTGACTAGTGAAATACCACCGGAAATTGGCAAGTTAAGCAGCCTCTATTGGATGGATTTAGGAAGCAATCGACTATCTGGCCAGATCCCTAAGCAAATCGGCCAACTTAGTAATCTTGAGATTCTTGATTTCTCAAGCAACCTGTTAAGtggtaaaataccagaagagATCGGTAATTGTTTGAAACTGCAGTCATTACATATGAATAACAACAGCCTTAGTGAAAGTCTTCCTGGTAGTTTGGGCCATTTAGCTTCCCTTCAAAGCATGCTTGATCTTAGTATGAATAGTCTCAGTGGACCGATACCATCGGAACTCAGCAAACTTGAGATGCTGATGTTTGTGAACTTCTCACACAATCAATTCAGTGGTGGCATCCCCATCTCCATCGCAAGCATGCAAAGCATAACAGTATTTGATGTATCATACAACTTCCTAGAAGGCTCTGTCCCAAATGGTATTCACAATGCATCAGCTGAATGGTTTCTCCACAACAAAGGCCTCTGTGGAAACCTTGTTGGCCTGTCTCCTTGTGATTTGCAACTTGCAGATCATAGGCGGAAACATCAAAAGATTATACTACCAGTGGGTCTTCCTATGCTTGTCGCTACTATTTCAATAGTAGCAGGTGTAGTTGCCCTTTTGATCTGTCGCAAGAAAGCATCTAAAAGTACTGATGATGTGAGCAAAGGGGGTGTTTTCTCTGTATGGAGCTTTGATGGCAGAATGGCATTTGAGGACATTATGAATGCAACTGAAAATTTTGATGAGAAGCACTGCATTGGAGAAGGATCATACGGTAGTGTTTATAAGGCAGAACTTCAAGATGAACAAGTGGTTGCTgtaaagaaactccatgcaggCGATGAGGAGGCACATGATGAAGAAATATTCCAGCATGAGATTGAAATGTTAACAAAAGTTCGCCAACGCAGCATCGTCAAGTTGTATGGCTATTGTTCTCATCCACGGTACAGGTTCCTTGTATGCCAATTCATAGAGAGAGGAAATCTAGCTTCTATCTTAAGCAATGAAGAACTAGCATCCCAGTTCCGCTGGGAAAGGAGGATAGCTCTAATAAGAGATGTGGCTCAAGCCATCACTTACCTCCATCATGATGTTCACCCACCCATAATTCATAGGGACATCACAAGCAGAAACATCTTATTAGATGTTGACTACAAAGCATTTGTCTCGGATTTTGGTATTGCAAGAATGTTAAAACCCGATTCATCGAATTGGAGCGCACTAGCGGGGACCTATGGCTACATTGCACCTG AATGTTCATACACTTCTCTAGTCACGGAGAAATGTGATGTATATAGCTTTGGTATTGTGGTGCTTGAGGTGTTGATGGGCAAACACCCTGGAGATTTGCAGGCTTTTCATTCTTCACTCGAGGACCAGTTTCTACTGGAAGAAATTTTGGACAAACGACTTCCACAACCCGAAGCTGGGGAGGAAGAAGTGAGACGGTGCATCTCTGTGGCATTTGAGTGCCTAACTCCTTCACCCAAAGAAAGGCCAACTATGCTGAAAGTTTATCGAGATGTTTCCATCTGA